A portion of the Spartobacteria bacterium genome contains these proteins:
- the rpoC gene encoding DNA-directed RNA polymerase subunit beta' → MSIVGGNGDKSFDFASITLAAPETIRRWSSGEVKNPETINYRTFKPEKGGLFCERIFGPTRDWECSCGKYKRIKHKNVICDRCGVEVTKSSVRRDRMGHIELAVPVSHIWFFKCSPSRMGNVLDMTARNLERILYYEDYVVIDPGETPLQEKQLLSEIEYRENQDKFGETAFIAKMGAEGVRDLMERLNYEDELQLMQDELRITKSKQNRKKIAKRMKIIEGLRKSNARPEWMILEVLPVIPPDLRPLVPLEGGRFATSDLNDLYRRVINRNNRLKNLLQLKTPDVIIRNEKRMLQEAVDALFDNGRHGRAVTGAGNRPLKSMSDMLKGKQGRFRQNLLGKRVDYSGRSVIVVGPDLKLNQCGLPKKMALVLFEPFIIRRLKAMGVVHNVKSAKKMIEREDDHVWDILEEVTSGHTVMLNRAPTLHRLSIQSFEPKLIEGEAIRLHPLVCTAYNADFDGDQMAVHVPLSIEAQLESRLLMLAPNNIFAPASGKPITTPTQDIALGCYYLSMETPEVYHRLKKIEDVELGHLDGSKLDFRIPIFGDIPEVHSAFDEGDLQVHDVIRIKNDDFGVETKYGNSSSRVIATTVGRVFFNEIWPPEIGFVNRKITKKLLGQLIWDCYKLSGHAATVVCLDKLKNLGFEHATRGGISIGMKDMIIPDEKKKRIGEATKQVSDVEKQYQKGVITAGERYNRIIDIWTDATNDIGKVMFDTMERNQGLRALNPVYMMVDSGARGSQQQIRQLAGMRGLMAKPSGDIIERPIIANFREGLSVMEYFISTHGARKGLADTALKTADSGYLTRKLVDVAQDIIVVEQDCNTMNGIKVSGISEGDEEVVALKTRIVGRTSLNNIRNPRTNEIIVAASQEIDEEAADRITECGIEEVAIRSVLTCESRRGICARCYGRNMANGLEVQLGMAVGIIAAQSIGEPGTQLTMRTFHIGGTASSTFKKPQIIAKNNGVVRYLDLRMVKGSDGSFVVLNKTGSIAILDDDGRELEHHNIVLGSIVSVEDGGQVTAGDAFVKWDPHNVPILAETSGEIEFKDFIEGVTYRRENDESTGLQSIVIMEHKEDMQPQIVMNCLDDSEKAASSRAKPKPKQLFYSIPSGATVTVKEHETVFAGTVIAKTSRKTAQTKDITGGLPRVAELFEARRPKDAAEIAKIDGLVEFAGNARGKRRILVRDQITGEAEEHLIPIGKHVTVFQGDQVKKGQQLTEGPIVPQEILEVSGPHELQEYLVNQVQEVYRMQGVEINDKHIEVIVRQMLRKVRVTDPGETEFLWNEQIEKYRFNEENKKACQQGRKPAEAATVLLGITKASLETESFISAASFQDTTRVLTEAATLGRIDYLRGFKENVIMGHLIPAGSGFHMYRNIKLIPLADPISLDELLGDDLLGEAN, encoded by the coding sequence ATGAGTATTGTCGGCGGGAACGGCGATAAAAGTTTTGACTTCGCCAGTATTACACTGGCCGCTCCGGAAACGATACGTCGCTGGAGCAGCGGAGAGGTAAAAAATCCTGAAACGATTAATTACCGTACTTTCAAACCCGAAAAGGGTGGATTATTTTGCGAACGCATTTTTGGCCCAACACGTGATTGGGAATGTAGTTGCGGGAAGTACAAGCGTATCAAGCACAAAAATGTTATTTGTGATCGATGCGGCGTTGAAGTAACGAAATCCAGTGTTCGCCGTGACCGTATGGGCCACATTGAACTGGCTGTTCCGGTCTCACATATCTGGTTTTTTAAATGTTCTCCCAGTCGTATGGGGAATGTACTGGATATGACGGCACGGAATTTGGAACGGATTCTTTATTACGAAGATTACGTAGTGATTGATCCGGGCGAAACACCGTTGCAGGAAAAGCAGTTGCTTAGTGAAATTGAATATCGCGAGAATCAGGACAAGTTTGGTGAAACGGCATTTATTGCAAAAATGGGTGCTGAAGGTGTTCGTGATTTGATGGAGCGACTGAATTACGAAGATGAACTGCAGTTAATGCAGGATGAATTGCGCATCACGAAGAGCAAGCAGAATAGAAAGAAAATTGCTAAACGGATGAAAATTATTGAGGGACTGCGTAAAAGTAACGCTCGTCCTGAATGGATGATCCTTGAAGTATTGCCGGTTATACCGCCGGACTTGCGCCCATTGGTGCCTCTCGAAGGTGGTCGGTTTGCCACGTCAGACTTGAACGATCTCTATCGCCGAGTCATTAATAGAAATAACCGCCTAAAGAACCTGCTTCAGTTGAAAACGCCGGACGTCATTATTCGTAATGAAAAACGCATGTTGCAGGAAGCGGTCGATGCACTGTTCGACAATGGTCGCCATGGTCGTGCAGTGACCGGTGCCGGTAACAGACCGCTCAAATCCATGAGTGATATGCTTAAAGGTAAACAGGGTCGATTCCGTCAAAATCTGTTGGGTAAGCGCGTTGATTATTCAGGACGCTCGGTCATTGTCGTTGGGCCGGATCTAAAACTGAATCAGTGCGGATTGCCGAAGAAAATGGCACTCGTACTCTTTGAACCCTTCATTATTCGTCGATTGAAAGCGATGGGTGTGGTTCATAATGTAAAGAGCGCGAAAAAAATGATTGAACGGGAAGACGACCATGTCTGGGATATTCTCGAAGAAGTGACAAGCGGACATACGGTGATGCTTAATCGTGCGCCGACGCTCCATCGATTGAGTATTCAGTCATTTGAGCCGAAGCTGATTGAAGGGGAGGCCATTCGGTTGCATCCATTAGTGTGTACAGCCTATAATGCCGACTTTGACGGAGACCAGATGGCTGTACACGTACCGCTTTCCATTGAAGCGCAGCTTGAATCGCGCCTGCTGATGCTTGCGCCGAACAATATCTTTGCTCCGGCCAGTGGCAAGCCTATTACCACACCAACGCAGGATATTGCACTTGGTTGCTATTACTTGAGTATGGAAACGCCAGAGGTGTATCATCGTCTGAAAAAGATTGAGGACGTGGAGCTGGGCCATCTGGATGGATCCAAGCTGGATTTCAGAATCCCGATATTTGGTGATATTCCAGAAGTGCATTCTGCGTTTGATGAAGGCGATCTACAGGTTCACGATGTGATTCGTATTAAAAATGACGATTTTGGCGTAGAAACAAAATATGGAAACAGTTCGAGTCGTGTGATTGCAACCACGGTGGGCCGTGTCTTTTTCAACGAAATTTGGCCTCCAGAAATTGGTTTTGTGAATCGTAAAATCACGAAAAAGCTATTGGGGCAACTTATCTGGGATTGTTACAAATTATCTGGGCATGCCGCAACGGTGGTCTGTCTTGATAAATTAAAGAATCTTGGGTTTGAACACGCAACGCGCGGCGGTATTTCCATCGGTATGAAGGATATGATCATTCCGGATGAAAAGAAAAAGCGTATTGGCGAGGCGACCAAGCAGGTCAGCGATGTGGAGAAACAATACCAGAAGGGTGTTATTACGGCAGGTGAACGCTACAACCGCATTATTGATATTTGGACTGATGCAACCAATGATATTGGTAAGGTCATGTTTGATACCATGGAGAGGAATCAAGGCCTTCGCGCATTGAATCCTGTCTATATGATGGTTGATTCAGGTGCGCGTGGAAGTCAGCAGCAGATTCGTCAGTTGGCTGGTATGCGTGGTTTGATGGCAAAGCCGTCGGGTGATATTATTGAACGGCCTATTATCGCGAATTTCCGCGAAGGATTGTCCGTGATGGAGTACTTTATTAGTACGCATGGTGCTCGTAAAGGGCTGGCCGACACGGCGCTGAAAACGGCGGACTCGGGCTATCTTACGCGTAAACTGGTGGATGTGGCTCAAGATATCATCGTGGTCGAGCAGGACTGCAATACCATGAATGGTATTAAAGTGAGCGGAATATCTGAAGGTGATGAAGAAGTGGTTGCCCTGAAAACACGTATTGTGGGCAGGACTTCGCTAAACAACATCAGGAATCCTCGCACGAACGAAATCATTGTTGCTGCTTCGCAGGAAATTGATGAGGAAGCCGCTGATAGAATCACGGAATGCGGTATCGAAGAAGTGGCTATTCGCAGTGTGCTAACCTGTGAGTCGCGTCGTGGCATTTGCGCCCGCTGCTACGGAAGAAACATGGCCAACGGTCTTGAGGTTCAATTAGGCATGGCGGTGGGCATTATTGCTGCGCAGTCGATTGGTGAACCTGGTACGCAGTTGACGATGCGTACGTTCCATATTGGTGGAACGGCAAGTTCTACCTTTAAAAAGCCACAGATCATTGCAAAAAATAATGGCGTTGTGCGCTATCTAGATTTGCGCATGGTTAAGGGCAGCGACGGTTCATTCGTTGTATTGAACAAGACTGGGTCTATTGCGATTCTGGATGACGATGGACGAGAACTGGAACATCACAACATTGTTTTGGGATCGATTGTATCCGTTGAAGACGGTGGGCAGGTTACTGCCGGTGATGCGTTTGTCAAATGGGATCCGCACAATGTACCGATTTTGGCGGAAACGTCTGGTGAAATCGAATTCAAAGATTTTATCGAAGGCGTAACCTACCGTCGTGAAAATGACGAAAGCACAGGGTTGCAGTCCATCGTTATCATGGAGCACAAAGAAGACATGCAGCCGCAGATCGTTATGAATTGCCTCGATGACAGCGAAAAAGCCGCTTCATCCAGAGCGAAACCTAAGCCGAAGCAGTTGTTTTACTCTATTCCGTCCGGTGCCACCGTAACGGTGAAAGAACACGAGACCGTTTTTGCCGGAACTGTCATTGCAAAAACATCTCGCAAAACGGCACAGACGAAAGATATTACGGGTGGTTTACCTCGAGTGGCAGAGCTGTTCGAGGCGCGTCGCCCGAAAGATGCTGCTGAAATTGCCAAAATTGACGGATTAGTTGAGTTTGCGGGCAATGCGCGTGGTAAACGCCGAATTTTGGTTCGCGACCAGATTACTGGCGAAGCGGAAGAACATCTGATTCCGATTGGTAAACACGTCACCGTGTTCCAGGGCGATCAGGTCAAAAAGGGACAGCAGCTCACAGAAGGGCCGATTGTTCCGCAGGAAATTCTAGAAGTTTCAGGTCCGCATGAATTGCAGGAGTATCTTGTTAATCAGGTTCAGGAAGTGTACCGGATGCAGGGTGTGGAAATTAACGACAAGCATATTGAAGTTATTGTCCGCCAAATGCTGAGAAAAGTACGCGTTACTGATCCCGGTGAGACTGAATTTCTATGGAATGAACAGATTGAGAAATATCGATTCAACGAGGAAAATAAAAAGGCCTGTCAGCAGGGAAGAAAACCTGCCGAGGCGGCCACGGTGCTGCTGGGGATTACGAAAGCCTCCCTTGAAACAGAGAGCTTTATATCTGCCGCTTCATTTCAGGATACGACACGCGTGTTAACTGAAGCAGCAACACTAGGACGTATTGATTATCTGCGAGGGTTCAAAGAAAACGTCATCATGGGACATTTGATTCCTGCTGGTAGCGGATTCCATATGTACCGTAATATTAAGTTGATTCCTTTGGCAGATCCGATATCTCTGGATGAGTTATTAGGCGACGATCTACTCGGTGAAGCAAACTAA
- the rpoB gene encoding DNA-directed RNA polymerase subunit beta yields MGARTNFGKLKNIIELPDLIEIQTTSYRDFLQIDVPPSQRSEIGLQAVFKEVFPIESYDGQCVLDFAKFEIGDIKLNPVESIREGVTYAATLYVTFRLQEGKDVREEVVYMGEIPLMTEQGTFIINGAERVIVSQLHRSPGICYEQAAHANGSSIFSFRIIPDRGSWVEVQFDTSDLMYIYLDRKQRRRRKFLVSTFFRAMGLGTDEELLGTYYTKEKISLKRKVKEELVAHRVVATDVLDPDSGKVLARKYDPITPELIDLMKAADEKTVDVYNVSWDEGIFLKSVQKDPTDSVEEALKDIYSKMRPGDPPTASNARQLIKRIFFDEKRYDLGRVGRYKMQQKLGLDKENDSRTLSREDLVAAVKYLINLRRGDGTVDDIDHLGSRRVRTVGELLEAQCRVGLARTERLVRERMTLFDTAEEKLTPQKLVNPKALAAVVKDFFGRSQLSQFMDQTNPLAELTHKRRMSALGPGGLSRDRAGFEVRDVHSSHYGRICPVETPEGPNIGLISSLSTYARVNEFGFIESPYRRVDNGCVLDEVHYLTADEEEKFVIAQANAPLNEKNCFVNEKVAVRHRGDFLEVPKDRVGYMDVSPKQLVSVAASLIPFLEHDDANRALMGSNMQRQAVPLMITQRPYVATGMEEMVARDSRVMVISDIEGVVCYVSADTVIVSKDGRVPEDDTPADYYKTYELRKFMRSNAGTCVNQKPIVRKGQKVKIGDVLADGPATNEGELALGRNVLAAFMCWRGYNFEDAIIISERLVKEDVYTSIHIEEFECGARDTKLGPEEITKDIPNVGEESLRNLDHDGVIRIGAEIKPGDILVGKITPKSETELAPEERLLRAIFGEKAADVRDTSLKVPSGITGIVMDVKVSSKNTAKRAKLTPAERRKQRKEVQEEYREKRNQLTEGLTEALSNVLLGEKIPLDVVNMESGEIIIPANRKITKTLLRKLAAAHDHIEIDPSPIQIKIHGIIKDFESKFNEMESEQDRALDRLESGDDVDSGIIKQVKVYIASKKKLSVGDKMAGRHGNKGVIATVVPEEDMPFLPDGTPVDIVLNPLGVPSRMNVGQVLEIHLGWASHILGMHAATPVFDGISEKAVFELMEKANLPRNEVNKVDGKTVLYDGRSGDPFDQRVTVGMMYMLKLHHLVSDKIHARATGPYSLVTQQPLGGKAQYGGQRFGEMEVWAMEAYGCAYALQELLTVKSDDLQGRTKMYEAIVKGTNTLDAGMPESFNVLMKEMQSLALDIRVNRNKD; encoded by the coding sequence ATGGGTGCAAGGACAAATTTCGGAAAGCTCAAGAATATTATAGAGTTACCTGATCTCATTGAGATTCAGACGACATCATATCGCGATTTTCTTCAAATCGACGTACCTCCCAGCCAAAGAAGTGAAATAGGCCTGCAGGCAGTATTTAAAGAAGTATTTCCTATCGAAAGTTACGACGGACAGTGCGTATTAGATTTCGCCAAATTTGAAATCGGCGATATCAAGTTAAATCCTGTTGAGAGTATTCGTGAGGGAGTGACTTACGCCGCGACACTGTATGTGACATTCCGGTTGCAGGAAGGCAAAGACGTTCGCGAAGAAGTGGTGTATATGGGTGAAATTCCCTTAATGACGGAGCAGGGCACATTCATCATCAATGGCGCAGAACGTGTTATTGTTAGTCAGTTGCACCGTTCTCCTGGCATATGCTATGAGCAGGCGGCACATGCAAATGGATCATCGATCTTTTCATTTCGTATTATTCCTGACCGCGGTTCATGGGTTGAGGTTCAATTCGATACATCAGATTTAATGTACATCTATCTGGACAGAAAACAGCGTCGCCGCCGCAAATTTTTGGTTTCAACATTCTTCCGTGCAATGGGGCTGGGAACAGATGAAGAACTATTGGGCACGTATTATACAAAAGAAAAAATTTCTCTGAAAAGAAAAGTGAAAGAAGAATTGGTTGCGCACCGTGTTGTGGCAACCGATGTGCTGGATCCGGATTCAGGCAAAGTGCTTGCCAGGAAATATGACCCGATCACGCCCGAATTGATTGATTTGATGAAGGCTGCTGACGAGAAAACCGTAGATGTTTACAATGTTTCATGGGATGAAGGTATTTTCCTGAAATCGGTTCAGAAAGATCCGACCGATTCGGTTGAAGAAGCACTGAAAGACATTTATTCCAAAATGCGCCCAGGTGACCCACCAACTGCATCCAACGCGAGACAGTTGATCAAGCGAATCTTTTTTGATGAGAAGCGCTATGATCTCGGCCGTGTTGGGCGGTACAAGATGCAGCAGAAACTTGGTCTGGACAAAGAAAATGATTCCAGAACACTTTCGCGCGAGGACTTGGTGGCCGCTGTTAAGTATTTGATTAACTTGCGTCGCGGAGACGGTACGGTGGATGACATTGACCACCTGGGAAGTCGTCGTGTACGGACAGTCGGTGAATTACTCGAAGCGCAGTGCCGTGTGGGTTTGGCGAGAACCGAACGACTGGTTCGAGAGCGTATGACATTATTCGATACGGCAGAAGAAAAACTGACGCCGCAAAAATTGGTGAATCCTAAAGCGTTGGCAGCTGTCGTCAAAGATTTCTTCGGACGCAGCCAGTTAAGTCAGTTTATGGATCAGACCAACCCGCTGGCAGAATTGACACATAAACGAAGAATGTCCGCTTTAGGACCTGGTGGTTTGAGCCGTGACCGTGCCGGTTTCGAAGTCCGAGACGTGCACAGCAGCCATTATGGTCGTATTTGCCCAGTGGAAACACCGGAAGGGCCGAACATTGGATTGATTTCTTCTTTGAGCACGTATGCACGAGTGAATGAATTTGGTTTTATCGAAAGCCCTTACCGCCGTGTAGACAATGGATGTGTACTGGACGAAGTGCATTATCTGACGGCAGATGAAGAAGAGAAGTTTGTTATTGCGCAGGCCAATGCGCCGCTGAATGAAAAGAACTGCTTTGTTAATGAAAAGGTGGCTGTCCGCCATCGGGGTGATTTCTTAGAAGTTCCCAAGGATCGCGTCGGGTATATGGATGTTTCGCCCAAGCAGCTGGTCTCGGTTGCCGCCAGTTTGATCCCGTTCCTGGAGCATGACGATGCCAACCGCGCATTGATGGGCTCGAACATGCAACGGCAGGCCGTGCCGCTGATGATTACGCAGCGACCATATGTTGCCACAGGTATGGAGGAAATGGTTGCGCGCGATTCGCGAGTGATGGTCATTTCTGATATCGAAGGCGTCGTCTGCTACGTATCAGCCGATACGGTCATCGTATCAAAAGATGGACGTGTTCCGGAAGATGACACACCTGCGGATTATTATAAAACATATGAGCTGCGCAAATTTATGCGGTCAAATGCCGGTACGTGCGTAAACCAGAAGCCTATCGTCCGTAAAGGGCAGAAAGTTAAGATTGGCGATGTACTAGCAGATGGACCTGCGACCAACGAAGGAGAGCTGGCACTCGGACGTAACGTATTAGCCGCATTTATGTGCTGGCGTGGATATAACTTCGAGGATGCTATTATCATCAGTGAGCGACTTGTAAAAGAGGACGTGTACACTTCGATCCATATCGAAGAATTTGAATGCGGTGCTCGCGATACGAAATTGGGGCCGGAGGAAATCACCAAAGATATTCCCAATGTTGGTGAAGAGTCGTTGAGAAATTTGGATCATGATGGTGTTATCCGTATCGGTGCGGAAATTAAGCCGGGTGATATTTTGGTCGGTAAGATCACTCCCAAGAGTGAAACAGAACTGGCACCGGAAGAACGATTATTACGCGCGATATTTGGCGAAAAAGCGGCCGACGTCCGCGATACCTCACTGAAAGTCCCAAGTGGAATCACTGGTATTGTCATGGATGTGAAGGTCAGCTCAAAAAACACGGCAAAACGTGCAAAGTTGACACCGGCAGAACGTCGCAAGCAGCGTAAAGAGGTTCAGGAAGAGTATCGTGAAAAGAGAAATCAGCTCACAGAAGGTCTGACTGAAGCACTAAGTAACGTGCTGCTTGGTGAAAAGATCCCGCTGGATGTCGTAAACATGGAATCCGGCGAAATTATTATCCCGGCAAACCGCAAAATTACGAAGACATTGCTTCGTAAGCTGGCTGCGGCGCATGATCACATTGAGATTGATCCGAGCCCTATTCAGATCAAGATTCATGGCATTATCAAAGATTTTGAGAGCAAGTTCAACGAAATGGAAAGCGAACAGGATCGCGCGCTGGATCGGCTCGAAAGTGGTGATGATGTTGATTCCGGTATTATCAAGCAGGTCAAAGTCTATATTGCCAGCAAGAAGAAACTGTCTGTTGGTGATAAAATGGCTGGGCGGCATGGCAACAAAGGGGTTATTGCAACCGTAGTGCCCGAAGAAGACATGCCGTTTCTTCCAGATGGAACACCGGTTGATATTGTCTTGAATCCTCTCGGTGTGCCGTCCCGTATGAATGTTGGCCAGGTTCTTGAAATTCATCTGGGCTGGGCTTCACATATTTTAGGAATGCACGCTGCTACTCCGGTATTCGACGGTATCTCAGAAAAAGCTGTTTTCGAATTAATGGAAAAGGCAAACCTTCCACGCAATGAAGTGAACAAGGTGGATGGAAAAACAGTGCTTTATGATGGGCGTAGCGGGGATCCGTTTGACCAGAGAGTTACGGTAGGAATGATGTATATGCTGAAGCTTCATCATTTGGTTAGCGACAAGATTCATGCTCGTGCAACCGGACCATACTCACTTGTTACGCAGCAGCCTCTGGGTGGTAAAGCTCAATACGGCGGTCAGCGTTTCGGAGAAATGGAAGTCTGGGCGATGGAAGCTTATGGCTGTGCCTATGCGCTGCAGGAACTGCTAACGGTTAAAAGTGATGACTTGCAGGGACGCACAAAAATGTACGAAGCCATTGTTAAGGGCACCAATACACTGGACGCCGGGATGCCTGAATCCTTCAATGTTCTCATGAAGGAAATGCAGAGCCTGGCATTGGATATCAGAGTAAATCGTAACAAGGATTAA
- a CDS encoding 50S ribosomal protein L7/L12 encodes MAEFVDWIETISVLELSKLVKALEDRLGVSAAAPMAVAAPAAAAEVAVAEEQTEFDVILTDAGGQKIQVIKEIRAITSLGLKEAKGLVDGAPKAVKEACSKDEAEKIKAQLEAAGAKVEIK; translated from the coding sequence ATGGCCGAGTTCGTTGATTGGATTGAAACGATTTCTGTTCTAGAATTATCCAAACTGGTTAAAGCACTGGAAGATCGCCTTGGCGTGTCTGCTGCCGCACCAATGGCTGTCGCGGCTCCTGCTGCAGCAGCTGAAGTGGCTGTAGCTGAAGAACAGACAGAATTCGACGTAATTCTGACTGACGCTGGCGGCCAGAAAATTCAGGTCATTAAAGAAATCCGTGCCATCACAAGCTTGGGTCTGAAAGAAGCCAAGGGCTTGGTTGACGGTGCACCTAAAGCGGTAAAAGAGGCTTGCAGCAAAGACGAAGCTGAAAAAATCAAAGCTCAGCTGGAAGCCGCTGGAGCCAAAGTAGAAATTAAATAA
- a CDS encoding 50S ribosomal protein L10, translated as MRPEKIAFVEHLRGEIESSEYLILAEYQGITVAQTEEFRKKLAEKNATFRVVKNKIFKVVADELGITGMDGYLSGSTAIVFGSGDVVDVAKVVKASAKEIKSLEIKCGALERNGISKDDVIALAEMPPKEIMYGMLVGTIAAPMTQLVGVMQQKIASVVYVLQAYKDQKEENNA; from the coding sequence ATGAGACCGGAAAAAATTGCATTTGTAGAACATTTGCGTGGCGAAATAGAATCATCGGAATATTTGATTCTTGCCGAATATCAGGGCATCACCGTCGCCCAGACGGAGGAGTTCCGCAAGAAGCTGGCTGAGAAAAATGCTACGTTTCGTGTGGTAAAGAATAAAATATTCAAAGTCGTTGCAGACGAACTCGGCATTACTGGAATGGACGGCTATCTGTCAGGTTCCACGGCCATCGTATTTGGTAGCGGCGATGTAGTCGATGTTGCAAAAGTCGTTAAAGCATCCGCAAAGGAGATCAAGAGTCTTGAAATAAAATGCGGCGCGTTGGAGAGAAACGGAATCTCGAAAGACGATGTTATTGCATTGGCTGAAATGCCGCCCAAAGAAATTATGTATGGAATGTTGGTTGGAACGATTGCCGCACCGATGACACAACTGGTTGGCGTAATGCAACAGAAAATCGCCAGTGTGGTTTACGTGCTACAAGCTTATAAAGATCAAAAAGAAGAGAATAACGCTTAA
- a CDS encoding 50S ribosomal protein L1 produces the protein MAKLGKKLKEVAAKIEPGAEFDIAEAIDFLKANSTTKFNQSAEIAFRLGVDPRKSDQMVRGTVALPHGSGKDVRVIVFATGAAADAAKEAGASEVGMDDLVERVKNGWTDFDIAVATTDAMKEVRKLGKVLGPRGLMPNPKTGTVTDDTANAVKQFKAGRVEFKMDRHGNVMVPFGKLSFEGQDLFDNCRAVIDAVIHAKPSSARGTYIKRCTLSSTMGPGLHLRVREYMA, from the coding sequence ATGGCCAAACTTGGAAAAAAATTAAAAGAAGTTGCGGCCAAGATTGAGCCGGGAGCGGAATTCGATATCGCTGAGGCTATAGACTTCCTCAAAGCAAACAGCACAACTAAATTCAATCAGAGTGCAGAAATCGCATTTCGTTTGGGTGTTGATCCTCGCAAATCGGACCAAATGGTTCGTGGCACGGTGGCTTTGCCACATGGCTCGGGGAAAGATGTCCGGGTTATCGTTTTTGCGACCGGTGCTGCAGCGGATGCTGCGAAAGAAGCGGGCGCAAGCGAAGTCGGAATGGATGATCTGGTTGAGCGAGTCAAAAATGGCTGGACGGATTTTGATATCGCTGTTGCAACAACAGATGCGATGAAAGAAGTTCGTAAACTTGGTAAAGTTCTTGGACCGCGTGGATTAATGCCGAACCCGAAAACGGGAACGGTGACAGATGACACGGCAAATGCTGTAAAGCAATTTAAGGCAGGACGTGTGGAATTCAAAATGGATCGCCATGGCAACGTCATGGTGCCCTTTGGAAAACTGTCATTCGAGGGTCAGGATTTGTTCGACAATTGTCGTGCAGTTATTGACGCTGTCATTCATGCGAAACCTTCATCTGCGCGTGGTACGTATATTAAACGCTGTACGCTGAGTTCCACAATGGGACCAGGCTTGCACTTACGCGTACGCGAGTACATGGCTTAG
- the rplK gene encoding 50S ribosomal protein L11: MAKKVTGTIRLQIPAGAANPAPPVGPALGQHGVNIMEFCKAFNAATQSQAGLVIPVVITVYQDRSFTFITKSPPAAILLKKAAGIASGSSHPNRDKVGKVTRSQVEEIANTKMKDLNATELDHACRMIEGTARSMGIVVE, translated from the coding sequence ATGGCAAAAAAGGTAACTGGTACAATTAGATTGCAGATCCCGGCCGGAGCGGCCAATCCTGCACCTCCCGTGGGCCCGGCTTTGGGTCAACATGGTGTAAACATTATGGAATTCTGTAAGGCCTTTAATGCAGCAACGCAAAGTCAGGCGGGTCTCGTTATCCCTGTAGTGATCACGGTCTATCAGGACAGATCATTCACATTCATAACGAAGAGTCCTCCGGCGGCGATATTGCTGAAAAAGGCAGCGGGCATAGCAAGCGGGTCTTCCCATCCCAACCGCGATAAGGTTGGCAAGGTAACTCGCTCGCAGGTGGAAGAAATTGCAAACACGAAGATGAAAGATCTCAATGCAACGGAACTGGATCACGCTTGTCGTATGATCGAAGGAACCGCACGCAGCATGGGGATTGTAGTGGAGTAG
- the nusG gene encoding transcription termination/antitermination protein NusG: protein MEKQWFVIHTLSGQENKVRDNIARRVQLEEMDEYIGEILIPTEKVSEVKQGKKRTTVRKFFPGYVLANLALYDKDSRSVEEKTWYFVQETPGIIGFVGGDLPVPLRQEEVDVILHQIEDKKQTVKPKIDFEAGDTVKVTDGPFLNFSGVIEEVDPARGKLKISVSIFGRAAPVELEYWQVERADQ, encoded by the coding sequence ATGGAAAAACAATGGTTTGTGATTCATACGTTATCTGGGCAGGAGAACAAGGTTCGTGACAATATTGCGCGACGCGTTCAGCTGGAAGAAATGGATGAGTATATCGGTGAGATATTGATTCCGACCGAAAAAGTGTCGGAAGTGAAACAGGGCAAAAAACGGACCACAGTTCGTAAGTTTTTCCCGGGTTATGTCTTGGCCAACCTCGCGCTGTACGACAAAGATAGTCGCAGTGTAGAAGAGAAGACCTGGTATTTCGTGCAAGAAACACCGGGCATCATAGGATTTGTGGGTGGAGACCTGCCAGTGCCTCTTAGGCAGGAAGAAGTGGATGTTATTCTCCATCAGATAGAGGACAAAAAACAAACAGTTAAGCCCAAGATTGATTTTGAGGCGGGTGATACAGTCAAGGTAACCGATGGACCGTTCCTAAACTTCAGTGGCGTCATTGAAGAAGTGGATCCGGCACGCGGCAAGCTGAAGATCTCCGTATCAATATTTGGTCGTGCGGCTCCTGTTGAACTGGAATACTGGCAAGTTGAACGAGCTGATCAATAG
- the secE gene encoding preprotein translocase subunit SecE, protein MNKVTGSYRGFKQFLLEVKVELKKCTWPTRKELMDSTVVVIISLVLLGVYVGLSDAVSMGFLRLVIR, encoded by the coding sequence ATGAACAAAGTAACGGGAAGTTATCGCGGATTTAAGCAGTTCCTTTTAGAAGTAAAAGTCGAGCTGAAAAAGTGTACTTGGCCAACGCGTAAAGAGCTGATGGACTCGACGGTTGTCGTGATCATCTCATTAGTTCTGCTTGGAGTGTACGTTGGACTTTCCGATGCCGTATCTATGGGATTTCTTAGGTTAGTAATCCGTTAA